From the Thermococcus guaymasensis DSM 11113 genome, one window contains:
- a CDS encoding METTL5 family protein, translated as MKKRHLAMFLSRLEGFPSPKPELEQYRTPGDVAAELLWLAHSFGDIERKVVADLGAGTGILSIGAVLLGAEKVYAIELDAKALDVARRNAYSLGVEEKIEFINADVSEFSLGVDTVIMNPPFGSQVKHADRPFLMKAFEIADVVYSIHLAKTEVRNFIEKFSLDSGFEAIRLRTAPFEIPAQFHFHRKRLERILVDLYRFRRFEYGKA; from the coding sequence ATGAAAAAGAGGCACCTTGCGATGTTCCTCTCAAGACTTGAAGGCTTCCCTAGCCCCAAACCAGAGCTCGAACAGTACAGGACACCCGGCGACGTGGCGGCGGAACTGCTCTGGTTAGCGCACTCCTTCGGCGACATCGAAAGAAAGGTGGTCGCAGACCTCGGGGCAGGGACGGGTATTCTGAGCATTGGGGCGGTTCTCCTTGGGGCAGAGAAGGTCTACGCAATTGAGCTTGATGCAAAAGCCCTTGATGTGGCGAGGAGGAATGCCTACTCGCTTGGGGTAGAAGAGAAAATCGAGTTCATAAACGCCGACGTCTCGGAGTTTAGCCTGGGCGTTGACACCGTTATAATGAACCCCCCTTTCGGGAGCCAGGTAAAGCACGCTGACAGGCCGTTTTTGATGAAGGCTTTTGAGATTGCCGACGTGGTATATTCTATCCACCTCGCGAAGACTGAGGTTAGAAACTTCATTGAAAAGTTCTCACTGGACAGCGGATTTGAAGCCATTAGACTGAGAACAGCCCCCTTTGAGATTCCCGCCCAGTTCCACTTCCACAGAAAGAGGCTGGAGAGGATCTTGGTTGATCTGTATCGCTTCAGGAGGTTTGAATATGGGAAAGCTTAA
- a CDS encoding RsmB/NOP family class I SAM-dependent RNA methyltransferase, which translates to MGKLKLSDRQLYALIEAVKLGEEVKPSQGAKRKAFAKYKIEGWENSKLTGIFYSIQRRLGLIDEIIEELVGVSPLILDPWLRATLRVAVEVAVFRDPSEKTRQHLKGLAQFLSKKTHPFVGYYYYDLLPRILEYVPIIDNEEERLKWDYLFPEWFIVRMKNMLGDEAEDLLKALNETLPTSIRVNRLKTSVEEVEGYLKRKNVRFERSERVGTVIRILDPFNPEWLLSRGFAIAQEEAAAVASLVLAPKPGETVIDLAAAPGGKTAHMAELMKNEGKIYAFDVDSARIRRMKEVLRRTGVEIAETIKADGRKAPKLLGKEIADRVMLDAPCTSDGTIAKNPELRWRLREKNIPRVVQLQKELIESAWKLLKPGGRLLYSTCSMFPEENEEVVKWFLERHKDARLVPINGPYDPGFLEGTMRAWPHRHRTIGFFYALMEKKE; encoded by the coding sequence ATGGGAAAGCTTAAGCTCAGCGATAGGCAGCTCTACGCGCTCATCGAGGCGGTAAAGCTCGGCGAAGAGGTCAAGCCTAGCCAGGGGGCCAAGAGGAAAGCGTTTGCAAAGTACAAGATCGAGGGCTGGGAAAACTCCAAGCTGACAGGGATTTTCTACTCGATTCAGCGCAGGCTAGGTCTGATAGACGAGATAATCGAGGAGCTCGTCGGTGTTTCCCCCTTAATACTTGACCCCTGGCTGAGGGCCACGTTGAGGGTGGCTGTTGAGGTGGCCGTTTTCAGAGACCCCAGCGAAAAGACCAGGCAGCACTTGAAGGGCCTTGCCCAGTTCTTGTCAAAGAAGACGCACCCCTTCGTGGGTTATTATTACTATGACCTCCTTCCAAGGATCCTTGAGTACGTGCCCATCATCGATAACGAAGAAGAAAGGCTGAAGTGGGACTACCTCTTCCCAGAATGGTTCATAGTGAGGATGAAGAACATGCTCGGCGACGAGGCCGAGGATCTCCTTAAGGCCCTCAATGAGACCCTCCCGACCAGTATCCGCGTTAACCGGCTTAAGACGAGCGTTGAGGAAGTCGAGGGCTACCTTAAGAGAAAGAATGTCAGGTTTGAGAGGAGCGAGAGGGTTGGTACAGTCATCAGAATTCTCGACCCATTTAACCCCGAGTGGCTCCTCAGCAGGGGGTTTGCCATAGCACAGGAGGAAGCAGCGGCAGTTGCCTCACTGGTTCTCGCTCCAAAACCAGGCGAGACCGTGATTGACCTTGCCGCCGCCCCTGGAGGCAAAACCGCCCACATGGCGGAACTGATGAAAAACGAGGGCAAAATCTATGCCTTCGACGTTGACTCAGCAAGAATTAGGCGGATGAAAGAAGTTCTCAGGCGCACGGGCGTTGAGATTGCTGAGACTATAAAGGCCGACGGGAGAAAGGCCCCCAAACTTCTTGGGAAGGAAATCGCCGACAGGGTTATGCTTGATGCACCGTGCACGAGTGACGGGACAATAGCAAAGAATCCCGAACTGAGGTGGCGCCTCCGCGAGAAGAACATCCCTAGGGTTGTCCAGCTTCAGAAAGAGCTAATCGAGAGCGCCTGGAAGCTCTTAAAGCCCGGTGGAAGGCTTCTATACTCCACCTGCTCGATGTTCCCTGAGGAAAACGAGGAAGTTGTGAAGTGGTTCCTTGAAAGGCACAAGGATGCGAGGCTCGTTCCAATTAACGGCCCCTACGATCCGGGCTTTCTGGAGGGGACGATGAGGGCTTGGCCCCACAGACACAGGACGATAGGGTTTTTCTACGCACTGATGGAAAAGAAGGAATGA
- the cobT gene encoding nicotinate mononucleotide-dependent phosphoribosyltransferase CobT, with translation MESFFLLVLGNTEISTVPGISVAGATPELTKLTPVADAEYLFHEKPLTIDTIPVTPGGHPTPAIITKAAKELANFPVLVVRGGTYLAPLVPHVYISDAVGRDFRKGPALPEFGEIIKRAKLLGEELNKTPIKELVIGESTPGGTTTAQAVLWALGYDAKTSSASPDNPQSLKEKVIQEAFKRVGIEHGGLRDNPLEALRQFGDPMMAAVIGISLGFRRDIVLAGGTQMLAVSALLKALGEDLDRFMVATTKWVVNDSSATFLDTAKEIGIVSYAADLDFSNSEFKGLRDYENGYVKEGVGAGGATWLAVKVGFSPEEVSAKVEELYRRLMEMKASP, from the coding sequence ATGGAGAGCTTTTTTCTCCTCGTGCTGGGGAACACAGAAATCAGCACAGTGCCAGGAATAAGCGTTGCAGGTGCTACGCCAGAGCTAACGAAGCTTACACCTGTGGCCGATGCCGAATACCTGTTTCATGAGAAGCCCTTAACGATTGACACCATTCCCGTAACGCCTGGGGGACACCCCACTCCCGCTATAATCACGAAGGCGGCGAAGGAGCTTGCGAACTTCCCAGTTCTCGTCGTAAGGGGCGGGACCTACCTTGCCCCCCTCGTTCCGCACGTCTACATTAGCGACGCCGTTGGAAGGGACTTCCGGAAGGGGCCAGCACTCCCCGAGTTCGGTGAGATAATCAAGCGCGCCAAACTACTCGGCGAGGAGCTGAACAAAACGCCGATAAAGGAACTCGTGATAGGCGAATCAACACCGGGAGGGACAACCACTGCCCAGGCAGTCCTGTGGGCGCTCGGCTACGACGCCAAGACAAGTTCGGCCTCACCGGACAACCCGCAGAGCCTGAAGGAAAAAGTTATTCAGGAGGCCTTTAAACGCGTTGGAATCGAGCATGGCGGACTTAGGGACAACCCCCTTGAAGCCCTCAGGCAGTTTGGCGATCCAATGATGGCGGCTGTGATCGGAATTTCGCTCGGCTTTAGGAGGGATATCGTTTTAGCCGGCGGGACTCAGATGCTGGCCGTTTCAGCACTCCTCAAGGCGCTCGGCGAGGACTTGGACAGGTTCATGGTGGCGACGACTAAATGGGTGGTCAACGATAGTAGTGCCACTTTCCTTGACACGGCAAAGGAAATCGGGATTGTGAGCTACGCCGCCGACCTGGACTTCTCGAACAGCGAGTTCAAGGGGCTAAGGGACTACGAGAATGGTTACGTCAAGGAAGGTGTTGGTGCTGGAGGAGCCACATGGCTAGCCGTGAAGGTCGGTTTTTCGCCGGAGGAAGTCAGTGCCAAGGTGGAAGAGCTGTATAGAAGGCTCATGGAGATGAAGGCCTCTCCATAG
- a CDS encoding cobyric acid synthase yields MGKALMVLGTSSGAGKSLLVTALCRIFSNLGYDVVPFKSQNMSLNSAPSIEGGEISRAQYLQAIACRKKPSVRFNPILLKPEGNMRSQVVFLGKPIGSVSARDYMLSKKEELFRKAMEVLDELKEKHDLVIIEGAGSPVEINLKDYDIANMRVAKHANAKVILVTDIDRGGSFASIVGTMELLRPEERELVMGFVFNKFRGDASLLEPGFEYLERRYGKPTLGVVPYTEHRLPEEDSLAEFPKVRGDLHIQIIRLPHISNFTDFEPLHWANGVDYVTRPEEIKGDLIILPGSKNTVEDLLWLRENGFEDAIIEAHREGSFVVGICGGFQMLGEKIIDTVESGRGEVKGIGLLPAKTVFERTKRTNYLNAEVLWGPAEGMHVEGYEIRFGRSTSKRPFSVITAVNGARTFEPEGAISERVFGTYLHGIFHNFTFTERFLNFLREEKGLEPVSIRAWSIEEEIARFSKVVEENLDVERILEELGL; encoded by the coding sequence TTGGGTAAGGCATTGATGGTTCTTGGAACATCCTCAGGTGCCGGCAAGTCACTCCTCGTTACAGCTCTCTGCAGGATTTTCTCGAACCTTGGTTACGACGTCGTTCCGTTCAAAAGTCAGAATATGAGCCTCAACTCGGCGCCGAGCATAGAAGGTGGTGAAATTAGCAGGGCGCAGTACCTTCAGGCGATAGCGTGCCGCAAAAAGCCCAGCGTCAGGTTCAACCCGATTCTGCTAAAACCAGAGGGAAACATGCGAAGCCAGGTCGTCTTCCTGGGGAAGCCCATCGGCAGCGTTTCTGCGAGGGACTACATGCTTTCCAAGAAGGAGGAGCTGTTCCGAAAGGCCATGGAAGTGCTGGACGAGCTCAAGGAAAAGCACGACCTCGTGATAATCGAGGGAGCAGGAAGCCCCGTGGAAATCAACCTGAAGGACTACGACATAGCCAACATGCGCGTTGCCAAACACGCTAACGCCAAGGTTATCCTGGTCACCGACATAGACCGCGGGGGGAGCTTTGCATCTATAGTCGGCACAATGGAGCTCCTGAGGCCGGAAGAGAGGGAGCTCGTGATGGGTTTCGTCTTCAACAAGTTCCGCGGGGACGCTTCACTGCTTGAGCCGGGCTTTGAGTACCTCGAAAGGCGCTACGGAAAGCCGACCTTAGGGGTTGTTCCTTACACCGAGCACCGCTTGCCAGAGGAAGATTCCCTTGCAGAGTTCCCGAAGGTCAGGGGCGACCTCCACATTCAGATAATCAGGCTCCCCCACATAAGCAACTTCACGGACTTTGAGCCCCTCCACTGGGCGAACGGCGTTGACTACGTAACAAGGCCGGAGGAAATCAAAGGCGACCTGATTATACTCCCTGGTAGCAAGAACACGGTCGAAGACCTGCTGTGGCTGAGGGAGAACGGCTTTGAGGATGCAATAATCGAGGCCCACCGCGAGGGCTCTTTTGTCGTTGGAATCTGCGGCGGTTTCCAGATGCTCGGGGAGAAAATTATTGACACCGTTGAGTCGGGGCGCGGGGAAGTTAAGGGCATTGGCCTTCTGCCGGCTAAGACCGTCTTTGAGAGGACTAAGCGGACGAACTACCTCAACGCTGAAGTCCTCTGGGGGCCTGCGGAGGGAATGCACGTAGAAGGCTACGAGATACGCTTCGGCAGGAGCACATCAAAGAGGCCGTTCTCGGTGATAACTGCGGTAAACGGCGCCAGGACGTTTGAGCCAGAAGGGGCAATTAGCGAGAGGGTCTTCGGGACGTACCTTCATGGAATCTTCCACAACTTCACCTTCACGGAGCGCTTCCTCAACTTCCTGAGGGAAGAAAAGGGCCTTGAACCGGTCTCGATCAGGGCGTGGAGCATAGAAGAGGAAATCGCGAGATTTTCAAAGGTTGTGGAGGAAAACCTTGACGTGGAAAGGATTCTGGAGGAGCTGGGGCTTTAG
- a CDS encoding TRM11 family SAM-dependent methyltransferase has protein sequence MYGIIFGKNPELSRTEFYSFARRFSLKVKVIEEHPTWLLVDSKPSIERRFRWLGGSLKLVKILGEGEEAIKDLEYTKLFTVSLYGRNDWKLWRKLGSMVKREFKEEGPAKFFKPAKVYAMPAELILKGFPETKDFVFLFREDGSFWVGETVKVTDPFELKKLDVERPVQRPILSIPPRLARIMVNLTEVRRGSFLDPFCGIGTIVQEFVLQGLGAYGSDRDPERIMEAKKNLAWLRKEFRVKNSAHLEVCDARKLKKCFRQRFDAVVTEPYLGKPLKRNPTREEAIKLANELDRLYFSVFESIADVLKRNGRVVFVFPAYQLSGGGVYRKDRKWLTKLGFEVLGRHTDYEERHKLVRDIHVLRYRG, from the coding sequence ATGTATGGAATAATTTTTGGCAAGAACCCAGAGCTGAGCAGGACAGAATTTTACAGTTTCGCCAGAAGGTTCAGCCTAAAGGTTAAGGTAATCGAAGAACATCCTACCTGGCTACTCGTCGACTCAAAGCCTTCAATTGAAAGACGCTTCCGCTGGCTCGGGGGCTCACTAAAGCTGGTAAAAATCCTTGGAGAGGGAGAAGAAGCGATAAAAGACCTTGAATACACAAAGCTTTTCACAGTCAGCCTCTACGGGCGGAACGACTGGAAGCTTTGGAGGAAGCTTGGAAGCATGGTAAAAAGGGAGTTCAAGGAGGAAGGGCCGGCAAAGTTCTTCAAGCCGGCGAAGGTTTACGCCATGCCCGCCGAGCTGATCCTTAAGGGATTCCCTGAAACAAAGGACTTCGTCTTCCTCTTCCGCGAGGACGGGAGCTTCTGGGTCGGCGAGACCGTGAAGGTTACAGACCCGTTCGAGCTGAAGAAGCTCGATGTGGAGAGGCCGGTTCAGAGGCCCATCCTTTCCATCCCGCCCAGGCTCGCGAGGATAATGGTGAACCTGACGGAGGTAAGGAGGGGCTCCTTTCTCGACCCATTCTGCGGAATAGGCACGATAGTTCAGGAGTTCGTCCTTCAGGGATTGGGCGCATATGGGAGCGACCGCGATCCTGAGAGAATAATGGAGGCCAAGAAAAATCTCGCGTGGCTCAGGAAGGAGTTCCGCGTTAAAAACTCGGCTCATCTCGAAGTCTGTGACGCGAGAAAGCTGAAGAAGTGCTTCCGTCAGCGGTTCGACGCGGTGGTCACGGAACCCTACCTCGGAAAGCCCCTTAAACGAAACCCGACTAGAGAGGAGGCAATAAAGCTCGCCAATGAGTTAGACAGGCTGTACTTTTCTGTCTTTGAAAGCATTGCAGATGTTCTCAAGAGGAACGGGAGAGTGGTCTTCGTCTTCCCGGCCTACCAGCTGAGCGGAGGTGGGGTATACAGGAAAGACAGGAAATGGCTGACCAAGCTCGGCTTCGAAGTCCTTGGAAGGCATACAGACTACGAAGAAAGACATAAACTCGTCAGGGACATCCACGTGCTGAGGTACAGGGGTTAA
- a CDS encoding secondary thiamine-phosphate synthase enzyme YjbQ — MLLSFEIPTRERFQIIDITDEVQRLVWKGKLRHGIAVVFTKHTTTGLMINEPEKGLLEDIKAKMKELVPKGAGYKHDMLDHNAHSHLRASLFLNTELVIPVDEGELLLGTWQRILFVELDGPRHRKVMVMLCPCPEYPEEE, encoded by the coding sequence ATGCTGCTGAGTTTTGAGATACCCACGAGGGAGAGGTTCCAGATAATAGACATAACTGATGAGGTTCAGCGGCTGGTGTGGAAAGGGAAGCTCAGACACGGCATAGCTGTTGTTTTTACAAAGCATACGACAACCGGCCTAATGATAAACGAGCCGGAAAAAGGGCTTCTTGAGGACATCAAGGCCAAGATGAAGGAGTTGGTGCCTAAAGGCGCCGGCTACAAACATGACATGCTAGACCACAACGCCCACTCCCACCTCAGGGCCAGTCTGTTCCTGAACACTGAGCTCGTAATCCCAGTTGATGAAGGGGAGCTCCTCCTTGGGACGTGGCAGAGGATCCTCTTCGTCGAGCTGGACGGGCCGAGGCACAGGAAGGTTATGGTGATGCTCTGTCCCTGCCCAGAATACCCGGAGGAAGAGTGA
- a CDS encoding helicase C-terminal domain-containing protein — translation MTELEYLPYEPRPHQLEFIELVKGAVERGENVIIEAPTGFGKTVSVLAGVLPVARELGFKVLYLARTHRQMDRVIEELKAINRKARVSGVEMRSRKELCLHNYLREYTSDAYTAMVVCKNLRKSGKCQFYENEKKKKAEVEELTRFFLETPGHPAEILNYAETLEVCPYDVTRMIAYKADVIVASYLYALNPTIRENFMTYLDLDYSDLIVIFDEAHNLPDQAISALSDRMSIHTVNRAIKEADEYREHEIANFLSIFGKGLEILYSEKLGNRDVEEIPIAPELVFGHVMNVLGLDTRWLVKTLNEMVAVGDSIREDRINKNKPPRSYIGRVGEFLLLWLSLIGRDDYLFLLTRERGLSLELVALDPSKALTFIRDVQSAVFMSGTLTPLEAFRDVMGIENARLKKFPRIVKRENAQVLVAKDVSTRGEERSLDLYRRMTEYIVEAVKLIPKNVGVFTASYEVLQGLLSANLQVRLEETGKAVFIEKQGASSRENDAMVASFKAHARSNGAVLLGVMGGRNSEGQDYSGDEMNGVILVGIPYARPTPRVQAQIRYFERKFPGKGRYYGYYLPAHRKLVQAAGRVHRSAEEKGSIVILDYRVLWRNVKKDLPDWMVETMKPVDLARMRLYLKRFWFSGH, via the coding sequence ATGACCGAACTCGAGTACCTACCCTACGAACCACGTCCGCACCAGCTGGAGTTCATAGAACTGGTTAAAGGGGCCGTTGAGAGGGGCGAGAACGTTATCATCGAGGCACCCACCGGCTTCGGAAAGACCGTGAGCGTTCTGGCTGGAGTTCTCCCGGTAGCCAGGGAGCTGGGTTTCAAGGTTCTTTACCTGGCCAGAACCCACAGGCAGATGGACAGGGTTATAGAGGAGCTCAAGGCAATAAACCGGAAGGCGAGGGTCTCGGGGGTTGAGATGAGAAGCAGGAAAGAGCTGTGCCTCCACAACTACCTGAGGGAATACACCAGCGACGCTTACACTGCCATGGTGGTCTGCAAGAACCTGCGGAAGAGCGGGAAGTGCCAGTTCTACGAGAACGAGAAGAAGAAAAAGGCGGAAGTCGAGGAGCTCACGCGCTTCTTCCTCGAAACTCCCGGGCATCCGGCCGAGATCCTGAACTACGCCGAGACCCTTGAGGTCTGCCCTTACGACGTCACCAGGATGATAGCATACAAGGCGGACGTCATCGTTGCGAGCTACCTCTACGCCCTCAACCCCACGATACGGGAGAACTTCATGACCTACCTCGACCTCGATTACTCCGATTTGATAGTCATCTTTGACGAGGCCCACAACCTGCCGGATCAGGCGATCTCGGCTTTGAGCGACAGGATGAGCATCCACACCGTGAACAGGGCAATCAAGGAGGCCGACGAGTACAGGGAGCACGAGATAGCCAACTTTCTCAGCATATTCGGGAAGGGCCTGGAGATCCTGTACTCGGAGAAGCTCGGCAACCGCGACGTTGAGGAAATCCCCATAGCGCCAGAGCTCGTGTTCGGCCACGTCATGAACGTTCTGGGCCTCGACACGCGGTGGCTCGTTAAGACCCTCAACGAGATGGTGGCGGTCGGCGATTCAATAAGGGAGGACAGGATAAACAAGAACAAGCCGCCGAGGAGCTACATCGGAAGGGTTGGTGAGTTCCTCCTGCTCTGGCTCTCATTGATCGGACGGGACGACTACCTCTTCCTCCTCACCAGGGAGAGGGGGTTGAGCCTTGAACTAGTTGCTCTGGACCCCTCGAAGGCTTTGACATTCATCCGCGACGTCCAGAGCGCGGTCTTCATGTCCGGCACGCTCACCCCTCTAGAGGCATTTCGCGACGTGATGGGCATCGAGAACGCCAGGCTGAAGAAGTTCCCGCGCATTGTGAAGCGGGAGAACGCCCAAGTTCTCGTTGCCAAAGACGTATCCACGCGCGGTGAGGAACGCTCCCTCGACCTCTACCGGAGGATGACGGAATACATAGTTGAAGCCGTCAAGCTGATCCCCAAGAACGTCGGCGTCTTCACTGCCTCTTACGAGGTTCTCCAGGGGCTCCTATCTGCGAACCTTCAGGTCAGGCTTGAGGAGACAGGAAAAGCAGTGTTCATCGAAAAGCAGGGGGCGAGCTCAAGGGAGAACGACGCGATGGTGGCGAGCTTTAAGGCCCACGCAAGGAGCAACGGTGCGGTTTTGCTCGGCGTCATGGGGGGGAGAAACAGCGAGGGGCAGGACTACAGCGGGGACGAGATGAACGGTGTGATCCTCGTTGGGATTCCCTACGCGAGACCAACTCCTCGCGTTCAGGCCCAGATAAGGTACTTCGAGCGCAAGTTCCCTGGAAAGGGGCGCTACTACGGTTACTATCTCCCAGCCCACAGGAAGCTCGTGCAAGCTGCTGGGAGGGTTCACCGCTCGGCGGAGGAGAAGGGCTCAATAGTGATCCTCGACTACCGCGTCCTCTGGAGGAACGTGAAAAAAGACCTCCCCGACTGGATGGTAGAAACTATGAAACCCGTTGATCTCGCGAGGATGCGGCTGTATCTAAAGCGCTTCTGGTTTAGCGGACATTGA
- a CDS encoding M42 family metallopeptidase gives MVDFELLKKIIEAPGVSGYEFLGVRDVVIEAFKPHVDEIRVDKLGNVIAHKEGKGPKVMLAGHMDQIGLMVTHIEKNGFLRVAPVGGVDPRTLIAQRFKVWIGPNEFVYGVGGSVPPHIQKPEDRKKAPTWEQVFIDIGAESKEEAEEMGVKIGTVITWDGRLERLGKHRLVSIAHDDRIAVYTLVEAARQLSDTDADVYFVATVQEEVGLRGARVSAFGIDPDYGFALDVTIAADVPGTPEHKQITQLGKGVAIKIMDRSVICHPTIVRWMEELAKKHEIPYQWDILTGGGTDAGAIHLNKAGVPSGGISIPARYIHSNTEVVDERDVDAAVKLTTKVIEEIPELKL, from the coding sequence ATGGTGGACTTCGAACTGTTAAAAAAGATTATAGAGGCTCCGGGAGTTTCCGGCTACGAGTTCCTCGGCGTCAGGGACGTTGTAATCGAGGCGTTCAAGCCCCACGTCGACGAGATTAGGGTTGACAAGCTCGGAAACGTCATAGCGCACAAGGAAGGAAAGGGCCCGAAGGTCATGCTCGCAGGCCACATGGACCAGATCGGCCTCATGGTGACCCACATCGAGAAGAACGGCTTCCTCCGGGTTGCACCGGTTGGCGGTGTTGATCCGAGGACGCTCATCGCCCAGCGCTTCAAGGTCTGGATTGGCCCGAACGAGTTCGTCTACGGTGTCGGTGGAAGCGTTCCGCCCCACATCCAGAAGCCCGAGGACAGAAAGAAGGCCCCGACCTGGGAGCAGGTCTTCATCGACATCGGCGCCGAGAGCAAGGAAGAGGCCGAGGAGATGGGCGTCAAGATAGGCACCGTCATCACCTGGGACGGTCGCTTGGAGCGCCTCGGAAAGCACCGCTTGGTGAGCATCGCCCACGACGACAGGATAGCCGTTTATACCCTCGTCGAGGCCGCGAGACAGCTTAGCGATACCGACGCAGACGTTTACTTCGTCGCCACCGTCCAGGAGGAGGTCGGACTCAGGGGAGCGAGGGTTTCAGCGTTTGGCATAGACCCTGACTACGGCTTCGCCCTCGACGTTACCATAGCGGCCGACGTTCCGGGAACGCCGGAGCACAAGCAGATAACCCAGCTCGGAAAGGGCGTAGCGATTAAGATAATGGACCGCTCCGTCATCTGCCACCCGACGATTGTCAGGTGGATGGAGGAACTCGCCAAGAAGCACGAGATTCCCTACCAGTGGGACATCCTCACTGGTGGAGGGACGGACGCAGGAGCGATACACCTCAACAAGGCCGGTGTCCCGAGCGGCGGAATAAGCATTCCAGCCAGGTACATCCACTCCAACACTGAAGTCGTCGACGAGCGCGACGTCGATGCAGCCGTTAAGCTAACGACCAAGGTAATCGAGGAGATTCCTGAGCTTAAGCTCTAA
- a CDS encoding ATP-binding protein, whose product MKFYDREDEMETLRKALRLSDSRLVVVAITGRRRIGKTRLVREFFRQEGVDYLDLFIGVKGEKLLMEDFAEEVKRLTGYSPRFENFGEFLRYLEHLDVRAVFFDEFQNVLRVNPAMAFELQKFIDRNESKPMLLVISGSYLGMMRRLFASRKAPLYGRSTVFMELKPLHPSHVFEMLDDLGVKDPEEKVAFYTVFGGVPKYYELVELLGKMTLRELLTDAVRYSTFLVSEGEGLLMDEFGRAYKTYYSILRAIAMGKNRLVEIANLLGMKPGSLSKYLDSLINYYGIVARETPVLGGGRSRYVIKDSFLRFWFTMIEPQLRNIEAGDVGSFEHFLEKNLKVFLGRAFERTVADILWELNGDIITFDKLGPQWGRNYEIDLVAVNSVEKRAVFIEAKWGTSVDGPREIGKLIAKSSLVPWKGEKDYLLIARGFRRECSDCMTIEELVSHLNP is encoded by the coding sequence ATGAAGTTCTACGACAGGGAAGACGAGATGGAGACGTTGAGGAAAGCCCTTAGACTTTCAGATTCAAGGCTCGTTGTCGTCGCCATCACGGGACGCAGGCGAATAGGAAAGACTCGGCTGGTGAGAGAGTTCTTCCGGCAGGAAGGTGTTGACTACTTAGATCTGTTCATTGGCGTTAAGGGGGAAAAGCTGCTAATGGAGGACTTTGCCGAAGAAGTCAAGCGCTTAACTGGTTATTCACCAAGGTTCGAGAACTTTGGAGAGTTTCTGAGATACCTCGAGCACCTGGATGTGCGAGCGGTCTTCTTTGACGAGTTTCAGAACGTGCTCAGAGTAAACCCGGCAATGGCATTTGAGCTCCAGAAGTTCATAGACCGCAACGAGTCAAAGCCCATGCTGCTGGTGATCTCTGGCTCTTACCTGGGCATGATGAGGCGCCTCTTTGCATCGAGAAAGGCCCCCCTTTACGGCAGGAGTACGGTTTTCATGGAGCTTAAACCACTCCATCCAAGCCACGTTTTTGAGATGCTAGATGACCTTGGCGTCAAGGATCCGGAGGAGAAGGTGGCCTTTTATACTGTCTTCGGAGGAGTTCCAAAGTACTATGAGCTCGTTGAACTCCTCGGGAAGATGACCCTCCGCGAACTTCTCACCGATGCGGTCAGGTACTCAACGTTTCTGGTCTCTGAAGGTGAAGGCCTCCTAATGGATGAGTTCGGCCGGGCCTACAAGACTTACTATTCAATCCTCAGGGCGATAGCAATGGGGAAGAACAGGCTCGTGGAGATAGCAAACCTCCTTGGAATGAAGCCCGGAAGCCTCTCCAAGTACCTCGACTCCCTCATCAACTACTACGGCATCGTTGCCCGGGAAACCCCTGTGCTCGGAGGCGGGCGGTCGAGGTACGTGATAAAAGACAGCTTCCTCCGCTTTTGGTTCACCATGATCGAACCCCAGCTCAGGAACATTGAGGCTGGAGACGTTGGATCGTTTGAGCACTTTCTTGAGAAAAATCTGAAGGTTTTTCTGGGAAGGGCGTTTGAAAGAACAGTTGCAGACATTTTGTGGGAACTCAACGGAGATATCATCACCTTCGATAAGCTTGGCCCCCAGTGGGGCAGGAACTACGAGATAGACCTGGTGGCCGTCAACAGCGTAGAGAAAAGAGCCGTCTTCATAGAGGCCAAGTGGGGAACTTCGGTAGACGGACCGAGAGAGATAGGCAAACTAATAGCCAAATCCAGCCTTGTCCCGTGGAAGGGGGAAAAGGACTACCTCCTAATCGCGAGAGGATTTCGGAGAGAGTGCAGTGACTGCATGACCATCGAAGAACTCGTCTCCCACCTAAACCCTTAA